TTTTTTTCAGAAGATAGGAAATGGTGCTGCCATTCCAGGGCTGTCGAGAAAAGATATTCTTAATATTCGAGTTCCTATTCCCCCACTCCCCGAACAGAAGCGGATTGTGGCGATACTGGATGAGGCGTTTGAGGGAATCGATCGCGCCATTCGCAACACCGAGAAAAACCTCACCAACGCCCGCGAAATCTTTGATAGCTACCTAAACACGGTCTTCACTCATTATAGAAATAACTGGCAAAGAGTCTGTGTTTTTGATGTTTGTGAATCAATTATTGATTGTATTAATAAAACGGCTCCTAAAATAGAGGAGCCTTCTCCATTCATAATGATTCGCACAACGAATATCAGAAATGGAAAAATAAACTTGGAAGATGTGAGATATGTAACCGAAGAAACCTATGTGAAATGGACAAGGCGACAAGTTCCAAAAAAAGGAGATGTTCTCTTAACCCGTGAAGCACCAATGGGAGAAGTAGGAATAATTGAATCGGATGACTTTATTTTTCTGGGACAATGTATTGTTTCTTATCGAGTCGATCCTAAAAGAATAAATAATGAGTTTTTACTTTATGCTTTTCGCTCCAAAGATGTTCAAGATCAGATTAGTGCTTTTGCGTCAGGTTCTACAGTTCAACACATGAGAGTGCCAGAAACTAAATAAAAATATTACTGCCACAAATATCCGAACAAAACCAAGTTGTGGATACTCTTGATACTCTACTTTCTAAAACCCAACGCCTCGAAGCCATCTACCAACGCAAACTCGAAGTCCTCCAAGAACTCAAACAATCCATTCTCCATAAAGCCTTCACCGGACAGTTGACTATAGATAAAAAACAAGGCAAAACAGAAGCAGACAACTTAAAAGCTAGTTAAAATATCGATAAACTACTCAGTTAAAAAATGTTAATCGATAAAATCGTCCAAGAACTTAAAGCCATTCCCGAAGAAAAACTGATCGAAATTTACGATCTGATTCACTACTTTCGTCTCGGACTCGGACAAGAAACCCTACAACCCCGAACCCCCGGACTCCTGGCAGGAAAACTCAGCGACAGTTTTTTTGACCCCCTACCCGAAGAAGAGCTGCAACAATGGGAATGAGCTACCTCCTCGATACCCATATTTTGTTGTGGTGGCTTTTTGATGACAAAAGGTTAAAGCTCCCCAGTCGAGATCTAATTCAGAACCCGAAAAATAATATCCTTGTCAGCAGTGCTTCCGCTTGGGAAATTGCCACCAAATATCGCATTGGCAAACTCCCGGAAGCTAAACCGATCGTGGAAAACTATGCAGAACTCCTCACCCAAGCTAAATTCCAGGAACTGACCATTACCTCAGCCCATGCCCTGAGAGCCGGAAACTTGCCGATCGCCCATCGCGACCCTTTCGATCGCATAATTATGGCTCAAGCCGAATTCGAAAACATCCCCGTCATCACCGACGACAAAGCCTTTCAAACCGGACTTATCCAAATCATTCCCGATCCTCAGTGAACGAAGCCGATACCAGAGCAGAACTAATCGACCCCGCCCTCCGTAATGCGGGTTGGGGTGTGGTGGACGAAAGCCGAACCCGCCGCGAGGTCATCGCCCCCGGCCGCCTCATTGGTAGTGGAAGACGCGCCAAGCCCAAATATGCCGATTACGTCCTAATTTACCGCAACCAAAAACTCGCCGTCATCGAAGCCAAAGCCGACACCTTGCCCTACACCGAAGGCGTTCAACAGGCAAAAGACTACGCCCAACGCCTCCAAGTCCGCTACGCCTACGCCACCAATAGCGTGCAAATCTATCAGATCGATATGCTCACCGGAGCGGAACGGGATGTCGAACGTTATCCCAGTCCTGACGAACTGTGGAAGATGACCTACAGCGAGGAAAACGAATGGCGCGATCGATTTGCGGCAATTCCCTTTGAAGACAAAAGCGGCACCTGGGAAGCTCGCTACTACCAACACAATGCCATTACTAAGGTTCTAGAGGCGATCGCCAACAACGAAGATCGCATCCTCCTCACCCTTGCCACCGGAACCGGAAAAACCTGCATCGCTTTTCAAATCGCCTGGAAACTGTTTCACAGCCGTTGGAATCTCAGTTGTCTTCGGCTTCGCTCAGACAACTCTAGTGGTGGGTTGAGCGGAGCCGGTGGGTTGAGCGGAGCCGGTGGGTTGAGCGGAGCCGGTGGGTTGAGCGGAGCCGGTGGGTTGAGCGGAGCCGGTGGGTTGAGCGGAGCCGGTGGGTTGAGCGGAGCCGAAACCCGCCGTCCTCGCATCCTCTTTCTAGCCGATCGCAACATCCTTGCCGACCAAGCCTTTCTCGACTTCTCCGCCTTCCAACCTGATGCCTTAGTCCGAATCGACCCAGAAGCGATCGCTAAAAAAGGCAAAGTCCCGAAAAACGGTAGCATCTTCTTCACCATCTTCCAGACGTTCATGACCAAAACTGAGGGCGATGACGAACCTAAATTTAACTTTAGTGAATATCCCCCCAACTTTTTCGACCTGATTATTATTGATGAATGTCACCGAGGGGGAGCTAACGACCAAAGCACCTGGCGCGGTATTTTGGAGTATTTTTCCCCTGCCGTCCAACTAGGTTTAACCGCCACCCCTCGCCGCGAGATTAACGCCGATACCTACAACTATTTCGGCGAACCCGTTTACACCTACTCCCTGGCAAGTGGGATCGATGACGGCTACCTCACCCCCTTCAAAGTCTGCCAAATCCAAACAAATCTGGATGAATACGCTTACAGCGAGGAAGATTTTGTCAGTGCCGGCACGATCGATACAGAGCGCATCTATACCGAAGCCGACTTTAACCGCATCATCAAAATGCGCCCCCGCGAAGCCTATCGAGTGCGAGTCTTCATGGATGCGATCAACCAAAACGAGAAAACCCTCGTGTTCTGTGCCACCCAAGACCACGCTTTGATGGTGCGCGACCTCATCAACCAAATGAAGATTAGCACCGACCCGAACTACTGCGCGCGCGTTACCGCCAACGATGGAGCCTTGGGAGAACAACTCCTCAAACAATTCCGACCATTCTGACTACCTCTCAAAAGCTTTCAACGGGGGTGAATGCGCGGAACGTTCGCAACATCGTGTTAATGCGTCCCATCAACTCCATCATTGAATTTAAGCAAATTATTGGCAGGGGAACCCGTCTTTTTGAGGGCAAAGATTATTTCACCATCTACGACTTCGTTCGCGCCCACGAACACTTCAACGATCCCGAATGAGACGGCGAACCCCAAGAGCCGCCAACGGGCATTACAGCCCGACTCAGAACCCAATTAGACGGCATTGAGGGCGAGCTGACCTTACCCCCAGAAGCATCCTACCAACAAAAAATCATCATTCAACTCGCAGACGGTAAAGAACGCAGCATTCAAAGCCAAATTCAAACCACCTACTGGAGTCCGGATTGCAAACCCTTGTCAGCCACCGAGTTCGTGCAACGCCTTTACGGAGAACTCCCCAACCTTTTTCGAGACGAAGCCGAATTGCGTCGCCTGTGGAGTCGTCCCGATACTCGCCAAGCACTCTTAGAAGGGTTAGCCGAAAAAGGCTACGGCGAAGACCAACTTGCTGCGGTGCAAAAAATGGCAGATGCAGAAAATAGCGATATTTTTGACGTTTTGGCTTTTATCGCCTACGCCAAACCCCCGTTAAGTCGCCCAGAACGAGTTCTGGCAAGCAAAAGCCTGATTTTCTCCCGCTATACCGGCAAACAGCAGGAGTTTCTCGACTTCGTACTAGACCAATACATTTGCGAGGGAGTCGGAGAACTCAACCAAGACAAGTTACCCAAACTCCTAGAACTAAGGTATCGCAGCGTTAACGACGCTATCTCCGAACTCGGCGATGTTCGGAAAATTATACAGGTCTTTATCAATTTCCAAGAATGCCTTTATGTTGATCGCGATCGAGCTAGTTGACAGATGGGCGATACTGGATTTGAA
The Lusitaniella coriacea LEGE 07157 DNA segment above includes these coding regions:
- a CDS encoding restriction endonuclease subunit S — its product is MKLVVESEQLPQEWRYKKISDLCDLISGHHIKAKDYNSEGFGIGYLTGSSDFGIVNPIISKWTDHPKKIAKQGDILITVKGSGVGKINILSVPEVAIGRQLMAIRSTSVEREFLYKFLKIKFYFFQKIGNGAAIPGLSRKDILNIRVPIPPLPEQKRIVAILDEAFEGIDRAIRNTEKNLTNAREIFDSYLNTVFTHYRNNWQRVCVFDVCESIIDCINKTAPKIEEPSPFIMIRTTNIRNGKINLEDVRYVTEETYVKWTRRQVPKKGDVLLTREAPMGEVGIIESDDFIFLGQCIVSYRVDPKRINNEFLLYAFRSKDVQDQISAFASGSTVQHMRVPETK
- a CDS encoding type II toxin-antitoxin system VapC family toxin, encoding MGMSYLLDTHILLWWLFDDKRLKLPSRDLIQNPKNNILVSSASAWEIATKYRIGKLPEAKPIVENYAELLTQAKFQELTITSAHALRAGNLPIAHRDPFDRIIMAQAEFENIPVITDDKAFQTGLIQIIPDPQ